The segment TCTTTTGGGGCTAGTGAGTGGTATAGTGTGAAGTCGCTTTTGGAGTTTTGCTTTGCTAATATCGGTAATTTCTATACCAAAGAGCAAAAAATTCAAATTCTAGAGTTGATGATTGTTACTTTTCGTGACAATCTTAATAAATCAATTTACTTTTTTGACTCCTATGATAAGAAAATTTATGGCTTAGATATGTTTTATTTATCACTAAATATAAAAGAAAAAAAGATGTTTTTAAAGCTCCCACTTGAAACTACAATTTTAGAGATTAAAAATAGTGATCTTGTCAATAAAATTCATACTCACTACACTCACGCTAAAAAATGCCCCACACATATCGACCCGAAAGACGCTGTGATGGTAATGGAGCTAATCTTAGAATCAATAAAAGATAATGATGATTTAATGAAAACTTGCGCTAAGATAGATAAATTTACTAGTTATGGCAAGATTTTTACCAAGGTGATAAGCCGCTCTTAAAAGCAAATTTCACCAAAATATCACTATAAATCAAAAGCCTATCTTTGACTAGCTAGCATCATAGCACAAAGCTTGTAATACGCTTTTTACCATCATTTGAGAAGAAAGTCTAGCAAAAATAGCTTCTTTAATTGCCTTTTGTTCTCATCTTTGTGTGAGTTTCGCACCCAAAGAGCCTCGCTCTTGATAAGCTCATTTATTTGACTTAGCATTTGCGCCTTCGCAGCTTTATCCATCGCTTTGAATTTGCTAGAATTTTCTAAGAATTCCAAGTAGTTTGTAAGATTTGTATCCATTTTATTATCCTTTCTGCCGATACATTTTTTGCATTTTGGCAATGTTTGCTAGAATTCTAGCTAGAATTGCAGACTATTTGTTTTCGTTTTAGTGGGATTTTAGAATTTTAATAAATATTTTCTCGCTCCCAAAGCAATAAACCACTTTCTACTAATTGCCTATTAATTTTACGAGCTAAAATATCTCTATTATCAAAAAACTCTATAAATATAGGCAAATACTCGCTTTTAACTGCGTATTTAATGGTATTTCTACCAAAGCCCTTTGTGCCTTTTGTGGTTTTTGTTTTGGTTATGCGGGTGTCGTTTTGGGTCTTGAATTCTTTAAAACTACTTTCATCTTTTCCCATTATAGCGTTTGTTATATCATAAAAGCTATCGTTAAAATCTTTGCTTTTATACTCATCGTTTGAGTGGTAGTAGCGAAAGATTTTTAAAGCTGATTTAAAAAGATTTTTTGCTTCATTTGAAAACTCAAACTGCTTTAAAAAATCTCTAAAATCAAAAGGCTTTGAAACACCAGCAAAAAGATCATCATTTGCTGGCATTAAAACATTTAAATCATTTTTAGCACAGCCTAAATCATCGCTAGTAAAAGGCATAATATAATTTTTTTGTCCTTTATTTGAAAAGGCAACTCTTAAATAAAATGTAGAAAAAGCAATAGCATCATTAAATAACTCTTTTGGGATATCATCAATATTACCCTTAAACATATAATCACTTCTCTCAAAATATTGTTGATGAGTATTAAAATTTAATCCTTTTGACAACAAAGACCACACTAAATTATTTGATGTTATAGAATTGGCATTCTTTGATGGTTTATTTGTTAAGTTTATAACGCTTTCTAAATAACTAAAATTTCCAAGTACCAAACCGTCTTTATTTTCTTTTATTTTTTTATCAATTTCATTTATGAGATTTGGGCGAGTATCGTTATAAATATAAGTTCCTTTGAATTCAAGTTTATCAGTTTTTGCGTTTAGCTCGTATCTATCAGCTTTTATAGCGTTTAAGTCTAGTGTTTCGCCCTTATCTTTGTCAAAAATCACTTGTGAAATAGACCAAGTAGAGAGCAAAAAGGTAGTTTTGGCATTGCTAAAAATGTGTGAAACGATTTTATAATTACTATTTATATAGTGATTTACTTCACTGCGCAAAAAGCTCTCAGTCATATAGTAAAATACTATAACTTGTGGGTTTAGCTCTAAAACTTTGTTAAAAAATAAAATAGCTAGATTTTCTTTTTTGCCTTTTAGTCTTTGATAAGGTGGGTTCATTATCACCATTAGCTTTTTGTTTTCTAGCTTAGCAATTTCTGTTATTTCAAGCTCTTTGCCTTTATATTTAAATTTTGGTTGTTTGTCATCTTTTAAATAATCAAATTGCACTGAGTTTTCAAAGCCTTTGATTCTACAAATATCCACATCAGTTTGGTCTAGCGTAGAGAGATAGCAAGAGTTTTTATAGTCTTTGCCAAATTGATTTTGTAGATTTCCCACACCAGCGCAAGGGTCAAAAACGATAAAATCATCTAAATTATAATGTTCTTTTAAAATTTCATTTTGTTTTTCTACAAAACAGCTTGGAGTGTACTCTCCGCCTGTGTCTTTGCGGTATTTTTCGCTATATAATTTTGCTGAGTGTTCTAAGATTTGTAAAAACTCACTTTGTGCTGGTGGGCGTTTGTATTTTTTCCAAAAAAAGTCGTATTTTTCAGCGTTTGATATTTCATAATAAAAAGTTTGTTTTTCACCATTATATTTTATACCATCAATTTTGCCATCAGCATACATTATGCGATATTTGCTGAGGTTTGTGCCTTCTCTAATGAGTTCTATTTCGTATTCTCCAAACATTTCGCTTTCAATTTTTGTTTTATAAGTGGCTCCGTTTAGGATATCTACTAAAAATAAGTTTATATTATCTTGTTCATCTTGTATTTCATGCTTAAAAATAACATTGTGTTTCCACTCATTATAAACTGAAATAAAATTTGAGCCAGTAATGTCAATTTGAGTGCTAGCACCAGCTTCTAAAAGCTTGTAAAACTCAGCTATTTCATCATTTATATATTGAGTTATATTGCCTTTTATGCGGTCATTTATTCTATCAATGGCATCTTTTGTTGGCTGACTTGCTTTTTCTTTTGCCCAGTTTATGTCGTTATTAAACATAATTCCATTTTGCGAGCAGTCAATTAGCTCTAAATAATCATTATTTTCCTTGTCTTTGTAAATGAGCGCGACTTTATTTAAAATTTGCTCTTGCTTTTTGTTTGTTAAAATAACTTGTGCTAGGGCTTTTTGGTGTTCTGTATCGCTACTGATAATATCTTTGCTTTCAATGTATAATAAAATATTGCCTTTTTTGTCTTTTATAAGCAAATCAACTTGCCTTAAAACATCAAAATTACAAAGCTTTATATTAAAATACTTTTGTGCGAATTCTACTTTATAATTTACTTCATTTGCCATTGTTTGCCCCTTTTTGTAAATGCGTAATTATAGCCTAATTCTAGGGAATTCTAGAATTCCCTAATTTTAACTTAAAAAAAATTAAGCGCATAACAAGGCTAAAAGTTATGATATTTAGCCCCATAAGAGCTAGTTTTTGCTTGTGTTTTTCTATCTTGTGATGGGCTAGCGTGCCAAAATACACGCCCACAAGCCCACCGACACTTAAAATCGCACCGACTTTATAATCAATTAACCCATTATAGCTTATGCTCACAAAGCCTCCAAAACTAGAAAAAATTACAAAAAAAGCCCCAGCGAGATTGCCTTTTTGATATCCGCTCCAAGCACGCCAACTAAAAGCGGCGTTAAAAACATAGCCCCACCCATGCCGATTGATATCGCAAAGGCAGCAATCACAGCACCGATGATAAATAGCCAGATCTCAGGGATATTTATATCACCGGTGTTTTTGTCTGCATATTTCTCCTTTAAAAATTCAAAATTGTTTTGATGAAAAATACCCTAATTATACCCCCCCCCAATAAAATTAAGCTTAATTTATAGATAAATGTTACCAAAAGTAACAGCATATATCAAATTTATCTAAATTCAGTAAAATTTATATAAAATTTAGATTTAATATAAGATTATTTTATTTAAGGAGATTAGATGAAGGCGATTATTTTAACCGCTCTTAGTGCTAGTATGGTCTTAGCAGCTATCAATATCAACACAGCTAACAAAAGTGAGTTAATGGAGCTACCTGGAATTGGTGAAGGTAAGGCAAATGCGATTATCGAATACAGAGCCAAAAACAAATTCAAAACCATAAATGAGATCAAAAATGTCTCTGGAATTGGAGATAAAATATATGAAAATATTAAAGCTGATCTAATAGTAAATGGCCCAACTGATACAAAAAATTTAAAAAGCAAAGATATCAAAAAACCAATAAAAAATGATAAAAAAGAAAAAATAGATAATAACTCTACAGAAACTAGATAAATTCCCTATGGTTAAATTTAGTTTTGGCTAAATTTGACCAAAATTGTGTGGATTGTGTGGATAAAAATAGTAAATTTAAAGTTAAAATTATTTTGTTATATAGATGAAAATCAGCAAAAATAAATTGTAGCTTAATAAAGCACTATTTAAGTGTGTTTAGAGATGAGTTATAAAAGCAATGTTTGATATAAAAATTACACTAATTTTATCACAGAAGCCAAAAGCTATTAAATTCAAATTTTATTATTTTTAAGATTTTATCGCTGTGATGCTTTGCTAAAATATCACATAATCTCTAAGAGATTTTGCGTATTTATGGCCACTAGCTTAAGCCGACACTTTAGCAAAATTAATCATATTTTTACAACATTTTTTTAAATTCTCTTGACTTACACTTGGTGTAATGTTTTATAATTTTTGCTAAACTTGTAAAAAAGGAAGCAAAATGAAAAAAACTATTTTAACTCTTAGCGCAGCAGCAGCGGCCTTTTCGCAAGATTTGCCATTTGAGCGTGGTGAGATAAATCCGTATAGCAAATACTTCACCGGCACTACTTATCTAAATACCTTTGATGATGCTAGTGGTGGCAGAAGTGCTAATGCCGGCTTAGTAACCTTTGAGCCTTGTTCTCGTACGCATTGGCACACACACGAAAAGGGCCAACTTCTAATCGTTCTAAGCGGTGAAGGTGTAGTAAAAATAGAGGGGCAAAAAGCTATAAAAGCCCAGCCTGGTGCAATTATCAAAATAGATAGCGACGCTAAGTATTTTCATGCAGGTGGCAAAACCACGCAAATGGCACACATCTCAGTCATGGGTATGCCAAATAAAACCACTTGGCTAGAAAAAGTAAGCGACGAAGAGTATGAAAGTGTTTTAAAGGAGCTTCAATGAAAAAGATTTTAGCTGTTTTTGCGGTGTTTGGGGGTGTTTTAATGAGTGCAGATATAGAAGATACAACGCTTAAAGCGATATTTGAAAACTTTGAGAAAAGTAGTAAAAATGATACCATACAAGCTGGCCTAAGTCCTAGGCAAATCGAGCTTAGTAATCTAGCTGCGATAATAGCATCGGGTTCTCTTAGGCTATGGCAAGAAAGGCTAGAAAAAAGCGAGTTAAAGGCTGATGAGATAATGGAGCTTTTACGCCAAAGCACAGCTTATCTTGGTATGGCTAGGATTAGGGAATTTATCTTTGTTACAAGTGAAATTTATAAGCGTAAAAGGGGTTAAAATCACAGATTTTGCCCTAGAAAGTGATGAAAATAGACTTAAAAATGGGCAAAATTTACAAATAGAGCTTTTTGGCAGTGCTACTACGCAGAGTATGAGTGGCGACTACGCACAAATCGGCAGGTATTTAAGCCAAAATTGCTTTGGGGATTACTATACTAGGGTTGAAATTTTAAGCCTTATCGAGCGTGAGATTATCACATTTTTTCTTTTAGCGGCTCAAGGAGATACATCAGCACAGATGAAAGCTTACGCAAAAGCTATTTTTCTTCAAGGCTTAAATAAAGAAAAATTAATCGCCCTAATCAACGCAAATATCGCTCTTATAGGCTATCCACGCTCACTAAATGCCACCACCGCTGTAATAGAGGCTAGCAAATAATGGCATACACAATCATAGAAGTCTCACAAAAAACAGGCGTAAGCCCACGCACTTTGCGTTATTGGTGTGATAATGGGCTTTTTCCTTTGGTTGAGCATAGCCCTAGCGGTATTAGGTATTTTAGCAAGAGCGACATAGAGTGGGTAGAATGGGTTGTGCGTTTTCGTAAAATGAGTATGAGCGTTAAACGGCTTAGAGAGTATATAAATTTAGCTATCAAAGGCGATAGCACACTAGAAATTCGCCTAGCGATGATAAAAGAAGAAAAAAGTAGAATTTTAAATGAGCTTGATGAGATAAAATCAGCGCTTAATTGTGTGGATAAAAAAATTGAATTCTACGAAACTGCCATAAAAGCTAAAAGCGACCCACACGCCAAAGGTGGCAAAAAATGCGAGTGATTTTATCGCTTTTTTGCCTTTTTAGCTTTGTTTTAGGAGAGAAAATGGAGATTTTTGTTATCATAAATGAGCAAAAGTTAAAGGCTGTTTTGGCTGAAAATAGCCGGGCTAAGGCTCTATATAAAGAGCTAGAAAAAGGAGATATCATTATAAATGCTAGTGATTATGGTGGCTTTGAAAAAAGCGGCAAACTTCCATCGCCATTGCCACGAAATGATGAGCAAATCACAATGCAGCCTTGCGATATAATTCTTTATAGCGGTCAAACTTTTGTGCTAGCCTACGATACAAACTCATGGTTCTTAACTTGCCTTGGCAAATTAGATGGCATAAGCAAAGATGAACTAAAAAAGCTACTAGGCACAGGTGATGCAAAAATAAGGCTGTCTGTAAGATAGAAAAATAGCTTAGGGAATTCTAGAATTCCTTAGAATTTGTCATTGCCAAGCTTCATTTACTTTGTCATTATCTGGCTTTGAGCGGATAATTGCTATCAAAAGAGTAGAGATTTT is part of the Campylobacter lanienae NCTC 13004 genome and harbors:
- a CDS encoding MerR family transcriptional regulator; amino-acid sequence: MAYTIIEVSQKTGVSPRTLRYWCDNGLFPLVEHSPSGIRYFSKSDIEWVEWVVRFRKMSMSVKRLREYINLAIKGDSTLEIRLAMIKEEKSRILNELDEIKSALNCVDKKIEFYETAIKAKSDPHAKGGKKCE
- a CDS encoding ComEA family DNA-binding protein; translated protein: MKAIILTALSASMVLAAININTANKSELMELPGIGEGKANAIIEYRAKNKFKTINEIKNVSGIGDKIYENIKADLIVNGPTDTKNLKSKDIKKPIKNDKKEKIDNNSTETR
- a CDS encoding carboxymuconolactone decarboxylase family protein gives rise to the protein MKKILAVFAVFGGVLMSADIEDTTLKAIFENFEKSSKNDTIQAGLSPRQIELSNLAAIIASGSLRLWQERLEKSELKADEIMELLRQSTAYLGMARIREFIFVTSEIYKRKRG
- a CDS encoding cyclophilin-like fold protein — encoded protein: MEIFVIINEQKLKAVLAENSRAKALYKELEKGDIIINASDYGGFEKSGKLPSPLPRNDEQITMQPCDIILYSGQTFVLAYDTNSWFLTCLGKLDGISKDELKKLLGTGDAKIRLSVR
- a CDS encoding cupin domain-containing protein, coding for MKKTILTLSAAAAAFSQDLPFERGEINPYSKYFTGTTYLNTFDDASGGRSANAGLVTFEPCSRTHWHTHEKGQLLIVLSGEGVVKIEGQKAIKAQPGAIIKIDSDAKYFHAGGKTTQMAHISVMGMPNKTTWLEKVSDEEYESVLKELQ